The Populus alba chromosome 4, ASM523922v2, whole genome shotgun sequence genome contains a region encoding:
- the LOC118058677 gene encoding cysteine-rich receptor-like protein kinase 10: MKSLNFFIVILSSLSLATITKSQDPSYLYHSCSNDTTYTRNSTYQANLNLLLSSLVSNATRNNLNGFYNSSLGLDPDDVYGLFLCRGDVNKNACHNCVALASKDAIQRCPVEKVVVLWYDLCLLRYSNRAFFATMDQDPGVFLFKSDQNIADEPERFNRLVATTMNDTVTRATIATSGGKKFAVEEVYFTKSLNLYSLAQCTPDLSSSDCNRCLRIATSILPSCCSQKPGASILYPSCNVRYETFKFYNMTTVAAKPPPPPPPTPLTRPKGRGHVSIIVIVAIVIPIAVSMMLFCMGFGFLRRRARKNRVSLPEKDDGDEISTVESLQFDLSSIEAATNNFSPDNKLGEGGFGEVYKGTLPNGQQIAVKRLSKYSGQGEAEFKNEVLLIAKLQHRNLVRLLGFCLQGAEKILIYEFVPNKSLDHFLFDPAKQGLLDWSIRCKIIGGIARGLLYLHEDSRLRIIHRDLKASNVLLDGEMNPRIADFGMAKIFGGDQSQGITNRIAGTFGYMSPEYAMHGQYSVKSDVYSFGVLILEIISGKKNSSFYQSDNGMDLLSYAWKQWTNGTALELMDATLGDSYSRNEITRCLHIALLCVQEDPKNRPTLTTIVLMLTSFSVTLPLPRKPAYCVQSRTGSSLPIRGLESDRSTSTSKSLSVNDMSITELYPR; the protein is encoded by the exons atgaagtcTCTCAATTTCTTCATAGTCATACTCTCCTCGCTTAGCCTTGCTACTATCACTAAATCACAGGACCCTTCTTATCTCTATCATTCATGCAGTAACGACACAACTTACACGAGAAACAGCACTTACCAAGCCAATTTAAATCTCCTTCTTTCTTCACTTGTGTCCAATGCAACCCGCAATAATCTTAATGGATTCTACAACTCCTCTTTAGGGCTGGACCCTGATGATGTTTATGGCCTGTTCCTTTGCCGTGGCGACGTTAACAAAAATGCTTGCCATAATTGTGTCGCCTTGGCTTCCAAAGACGCAATCCAACGTTGCCCTGTTGAAAAAGTGGTCGTTTTATGGTACGATTTGTGCCTCTTGCGCTACTCAAACAGGGCTTTTTTCGCTACCATGGACCAAGACCCTGGAGTGTTCCTGTTTAAATCTGATCAGAATATCGCAGACGAACCTGAACGTTTTAACCGGCTAGTGGCAACCACCATGAATGATACAGTCACGCGGGCTACAATTGCTACTTCAGGAGGTAAAAAGTTTGCAGTCGAAGAAGTATATTTTACCAAGTCTCTAAACTTGTACAGCCTTGCGCAGTGCACACCGGACTTGTCAAGCTCGGATTGTAATCGATGTCTTAGGATAGCTACTTCTATTTTGCCTAGTTGCTGTAGCCAAAAGCCAGGAGCAAGCATCCTATATCCAAGTTGTAATGTCCGGTATGAAACctttaagttttataatatgACAACGGTTGCGGCAAagccaccacctcctcctcctcccacTCCATTGACAAGACCAAAAG GAAGAGGCCATGTTTCAATAATTGTGATTGTAGCCATTGTCATTCCCATTGCTGTTTCTATGATGCTTTTCTGCATGGGGTTCGGTTTCCTGAGAAGAAGGGCAAGAAAAAACAGAGTTTCCTTGCCAGAAAAAGATG ATGGAGATGAGATTTCAACAGTGGAGTCCTTGCAATTTGATTTGAGTTCTATAGAAGCTGCCACAAACAATTTCTCCCCTGATAACAAGTTAGGTGAAGGAGGATTTGGTGAGGTTTACAAG GGAACACTTCCTAATGGACAACAAATAGCTGTGAAGAGACTATCAAAATATTCTGGACAAGGTGAAGCAGAATTTAAGAATGAGGTCCTGTTGATAGCCAAGCTTCAACACAGAAATCTAGTCAGGCTATTGGGCTTTTGCCTGCAAGGGGCAGAGAAGATACTAATCTATGAGTTTGTTCCCAACAAGAGCCTCGACCACTTCCTATTTG ATCCTGCAAAACAAGGACTGTTGGATTGGTCAATTCGGTGCAAAATCATAGGGGGGATTGCTCGAGGTCTCCTTTATCTTCACGAAGATTCCCGCCTCCGAATCATCCACCGTGATCTTAAAGCAAGCAATGTTTTGTTGGACGGGGAAATGAATCCCAGGATTGCAGATTTTGGTATGGCAAAGATTTTTGGAGGGGATCAAAGTCAAGGAATTACAAACCGAATCGCTGGAACATT TGGTTACATGTCTCCGGAGTACGCAATGCACGGACAGTACTCCGTTAAGTCAGACGTGTATAGTTTCGGTGTCTTGATACTCGAGATTATCAGTGGCAAAAAGAACAGCAGTTTCTATCAATCAGACAATGGCATGGACCTTCTAAGCTAT GCATGGAAACAATGGACAAATGGGACAGCACTGGAACTAATGGATGCAACCTTAGGAGATTCTTACTCCAGAAACGAGATCACTAGATGCCTCCATATTGCCTTATTGTGTGTTCAAGAAGATCCAAAAAATAGACCAACATTGACAACAATAGTTCTCATGCTCACTAGTTTCTCTGTAACGCTACCATTGCCTCGGAAGCCGGCATATTGTGTGCAAAGCAGGACCGGCTCGAGCTTACCAATAAGAGGGCTGGAGTCTGATCGATCTACTTCCACGTCGAAGTCTTTGTCCGTGAATGATATGTCTATCACAGAACTATATCCTCGTTAA